Proteins encoded within one genomic window of bacterium:
- the prfA gene encoding peptide chain release factor 1 has translation MLLDKLDSIKKRGDELTELMSDAQVISNRGQYQKYAKEYTDMKDTIKEYEKYREILNDISKHKEILSNPAEDKDFLELVELEIADLEAKKEKIEDNLRVLLDPEARDWNKDIIMEIRGGAGGDEASLFAEDLFRMYGKYAEKKGWKIEILSSHSRESGGFREVVFAVKGKNVYRRLRFESGTHRVQRVPVTETSGRIHTSTVTVAVLPEPEDVEIKINPQELKVDTFRASGAGGQHVNTTDSAVRITHIPTNLVVECQDERSQHKNKVKAMRVLRARLLHKVREDQQKQISQDRKKQVGTGDRSEKIRTYNFPQARITNHRINFTSHKLQTFLQGDMDELIEAELSVGFKRD, from the coding sequence ATGTTATTAGACAAATTAGATAGTATAAAAAAAAGGGGTGATGAACTTACTGAGTTAATGAGTGACGCTCAAGTTATATCTAATAGAGGCCAATATCAGAAGTACGCCAAGGAATACACCGATATGAAGGACACAATAAAGGAATATGAAAAATACAGGGAAATTTTGAATGATATATCGAAGCACAAAGAGATTCTCTCAAACCCCGCTGAAGACAAGGATTTTCTAGAACTAGTTGAGTTAGAAATAGCGGATTTGGAAGCTAAAAAAGAGAAGATAGAGGATAATCTACGGGTATTACTGGATCCGGAGGCGCGCGATTGGAACAAAGATATTATTATGGAAATACGGGGTGGGGCTGGTGGAGATGAAGCCAGCCTTTTTGCTGAAGACCTATTTCGTATGTATGGTAAGTATGCTGAAAAGAAGGGATGGAAGATAGAAATTTTGTCATCGCATTCAAGAGAATCGGGAGGTTTTAGAGAGGTGGTTTTTGCGGTAAAAGGAAAGAATGTTTACAGAAGATTGAGATTTGAAAGTGGAACACACCGTGTTCAAAGGGTTCCGGTTACTGAGACCAGCGGCCGCATTCACACATCTACAGTTACTGTGGCAGTGCTTCCTGAACCTGAAGATGTTGAAATTAAAATAAATCCGCAAGAATTAAAAGTTGATACATTTAGGGCATCAGGAGCTGGAGGGCAGCATGTTAATACAACAGACTCAGCAGTTAGAATAACCCATATACCAACGAATCTAGTTGTTGAATGTCAGGATGAAAGATCACAGCATAAAAACAAAGTTAAGGCAATGAGAGTATTAAGAGCACGCCTGCTCCATAAAGTTAGGGAAGATCAGCAAAAGCAGATTTCTCAGGATAGAAAAAAACAAGTTGGTACAGGAGACAGAAGCGAAAAGATTCGCACGTATAATTTTCCCCAAGCGCGAATCACAAATCATCGCATAAATTTTACTTCTCATAAGCTTCAGACTTTTCTTCAAGGTGATATGGACGAATTAATAGAAGCTGAATTATCAGTGGGTTTTAAGCGGGATTGA
- a CDS encoding type IV pilus twitching motility protein PilT encodes MEMNELLKIVVDRNASDIHLVVGKPPVLRIDGRLDVLDFEELTNENTEKLMKSITSEHHQQKLQEMGGTDFGFSFGDIARFRVAIYKERGNTSIAMRLIPMKLLTFDELGLSEQVKQLMYRPRGLVLITGPTGCGKTTTLATMIDYIARNRDTHIITVEDPIEYYHTHHNGVMSQRELGVDVPSFSEALTRALRQDPDVIMVGEMRDLATMEAAISAAETGHLVFATLHTTGAAATVDRIVDAFPTAQQEQIRTQLSESLVAVISQQLIPRTTGGRIASYEIMVATSAIKNLIREKKSYRIISSIQTGKKLGMKTMDDSLTMLYNSKIISYEEYITRCYSVADAEVKAGETGNA; translated from the coding sequence ATGGAGATGAATGAACTGCTGAAAATCGTTGTAGACAGGAATGCTTCTGACATACACTTAGTAGTAGGGAAGCCTCCTGTTTTGCGTATAGATGGAAGACTGGATGTTCTTGACTTTGAGGAGTTGACAAACGAGAACACAGAGAAGTTAATGAAAAGTATTACCTCAGAACATCATCAGCAAAAATTACAAGAGATGGGAGGAACAGATTTTGGTTTTTCTTTTGGAGATATAGCAAGATTCCGTGTAGCTATTTATAAAGAAAGAGGAAATACTTCAATTGCAATGAGGCTTATACCTATGAAGCTTCTGACATTTGATGAGCTGGGATTATCGGAGCAAGTTAAACAGCTTATGTACAGACCGCGTGGTTTAGTTCTGATAACTGGTCCAACTGGCTGTGGTAAGACAACGACACTTGCCACAATGATTGATTATATAGCGAGAAACAGAGATACTCATATAATAACAGTTGAAGACCCTATAGAGTATTACCACACTCATCACAACGGTGTTATGTCTCAAAGAGAATTGGGGGTGGATGTTCCTTCGTTCTCTGAAGCTCTTACCAGAGCCCTAAGACAGGATCCGGATGTTATAATGGTGGGAGAGATGAGAGATCTGGCTACAATGGAGGCAGCTATTTCAGCCGCGGAAACCGGGCATTTGGTATTTGCAACCTTGCATACAACAGGCGCTGCAGCCACAGTTGACAGAATAGTAGATGCTTTTCCTACTGCGCAGCAGGAACAAATAAGAACACAATTATCAGAGTCTCTTGTGGCAGTAATTTCCCAGCAGTTGATTCCTAGGACCACAGGGGGAAGAATAGCATCTTATGAGATAATGGTTGCTACTTCAGCTATAAAGAATTTAATAAGGGAAAAGAAGAGCTATAGAATAATTTCATCCATTCAAACAGGGAAAAAGCTTGGCATGAAAACAATGGATGATTCTCTAACAATGCTTTACAACAGTAAAATAATAAGCTATGAAGAGTATATTACACGTTGTTATAGTGTAGCAGATGCTGAAGTGAAGGCTGGAGAGACGGGAAATGCCTAG
- the gspE gene encoding type II secretion system ATPase GspE yields the protein MEDRRKFLGEILQDIGLISEKKLETALAEQRQTGERLGNILIKLGYIDSEGLCKALASQFGLKTINISEYNVAQEVIDKVPSSVAKKHKIVPLKFENNTLTIAMASPLNLLALDNLRIVLNCEVEGLLATEEQIESSLERYYGVREETIDSMLQELSEQDIDFVSGEAAEEEEGISDEAPVIKLVGLLILEALRAGASDIHIEPLEDRFRVRYRVDGVLHEVPAPPKRLEKSVISRIKIMSGMNIAEKRLPQDGKIGLSLLGKDIDLRVSALPAIHGESVVLRILDKTSLLLGMAELGFLKEDMKRFESLIASPNGIILVTGPTGSGKTTTLYAALNKINQPDRKLITVEDPVEYQLTGINQVNVKSEIGLTFANVLRSILRQAPDIIMIGEIRDNETAEIAIRSALTGHLVFSTLHTNDAPSAVTRLIDMGIKPFLVASSIQAVLAQRLVRTICPECKETYIPREDEVLQLERAFKKKDMGKTPFYKGKGCPKCSRTGYKGRIGIFELFVLNSEIRALILKRASSAQIREKACEFGMKTLRQDGLEKVVIGMTTLSEVERVTQKDVELEGAV from the coding sequence GTGGAAGATAGAAGAAAATTTCTGGGAGAAATACTTCAGGACATAGGTTTGATCTCAGAAAAGAAGCTGGAAACTGCTTTAGCAGAGCAGCGGCAGACAGGTGAAAGACTTGGAAATATACTAATAAAGCTTGGATATATAGATAGTGAAGGGCTCTGTAAGGCATTAGCTTCGCAATTCGGTCTGAAGACGATAAATATATCTGAATATAATGTTGCACAGGAAGTGATAGATAAAGTTCCTTCATCAGTTGCAAAAAAACATAAAATTGTACCTTTGAAGTTTGAAAATAATACTTTAACAATTGCTATGGCTAGTCCACTGAATCTTCTTGCATTGGATAATCTAAGAATAGTGCTGAATTGCGAAGTTGAAGGATTGTTGGCTACAGAAGAACAGATTGAAAGTTCCCTGGAAAGATATTATGGTGTCAGGGAAGAAACAATTGACAGCATGCTTCAAGAGTTGAGTGAACAGGACATAGATTTTGTTAGTGGTGAAGCTGCCGAGGAAGAAGAAGGGATATCTGATGAAGCGCCAGTTATAAAATTAGTCGGGTTATTAATATTGGAAGCGCTTCGTGCCGGAGCAAGCGATATACATATTGAGCCTTTAGAGGATAGATTTAGAGTAAGATATCGTGTGGATGGAGTGTTGCATGAAGTACCTGCTCCTCCTAAGAGACTGGAGAAATCCGTGATCTCCCGTATCAAGATTATGTCCGGTATGAACATTGCAGAAAAGAGACTTCCTCAGGATGGTAAAATAGGATTATCTTTATTGGGGAAAGATATTGACTTGCGTGTATCAGCCCTGCCTGCAATACATGGGGAAAGTGTCGTATTAAGAATCCTCGATAAAACCAGTTTATTACTGGGCATGGCTGAACTTGGGTTTTTAAAGGAGGATATGAAAAGATTTGAATCTCTGATTGCATCGCCTAATGGTATTATTCTTGTCACAGGCCCAACAGGTAGTGGTAAAACAACAACTCTTTATGCGGCTCTCAATAAGATAAATCAGCCGGACAGAAAATTGATAACAGTTGAAGACCCTGTTGAATACCAATTAACAGGGATCAATCAGGTTAATGTAAAAAGCGAAATTGGATTGACATTTGCTAATGTTTTAAGGTCTATATTGAGACAGGCTCCGGATATTATAATGATTGGAGAGATTCGCGATAATGAAACAGCGGAAATTGCTATAAGATCTGCTTTAACAGGACACCTGGTGTTCTCTACGCTTCACACTAATGATGCTCCCAGCGCAGTAACACGGCTTATTGATATGGGAATAAAGCCTTTCTTGGTGGCTTCATCGATTCAGGCAGTTCTTGCACAGAGATTGGTCAGAACAATCTGCCCAGAATGCAAAGAAACATACATTCCAAGGGAAGATGAAGTTTTACAATTAGAAAGGGCGTTTAAGAAAAAAGATATGGGTAAAACACCGTTCTATAAAGGTAAAGGGTGTCCAAAGTGCTCTCGTACAGGTTATAAAGGGAGGATAGGTATTTTTGAATTATTTGTGCTTAATAGTGAAATTCGTGCGTTGATTCTTAAGAGGGCTTCAAGTGCACAAATTAGAGAAAAGGCGTGTGAATTTGGTATGAAGACTCTAAGGCAAGACGGATTGGAGAAAGTTGTAATTGGAATGACTACGCTTTCTGAGGTGGAACGAGTAACTCAAAAAGATGTAGAATTGGAAGGAGCAGTATAA
- the rpmE gene encoding 50S ribosomal protein L31 — protein MKKGIHPEYYETTITCACGEVIHTRSTKKNIRVEICSKCHPFYTGKQKFIDSAGRVEKFKKKYNL, from the coding sequence ATGAAAAAAGGTATTCATCCAGAATATTATGAGACTACCATTACATGCGCCTGTGGAGAAGTTATCCATACACGTTCTACAAAAAAAAATATCAGAGTAGAAATTTGTTCAAAGTGTCATCCCTTTTACACAGGTAAACAAAAGTTTATTGACAGTGCTGGAAGAGTTGAAAAGTTTAAGAAAAAATATAATCTCTAA
- a CDS encoding 5-formyltetrahydrofolate cyclo-ligase yields the protein MNNTSKHILRQKMIEKRQRTSYDEIATKSGQIKKRLFELDVFGKSKTVMFYVGKGDEVQTKDMVLESMKMGKIVSVPYIENGNREMHASLLKNFDRDLVNGKYGILSPKKESYRPINTSSLDLIVVPGVCFDRNGNRIGCGGGYYDHFLKSVSGKAVLIGLAFDFQVIRDVPHEKKDIPVHIIVTEKRVLKSIKFEARSTKY from the coding sequence ATGAACAATACATCAAAACATATATTACGCCAGAAGATGATAGAGAAACGCCAAAGGACATCTTATGATGAAATAGCAACTAAAAGTGGACAGATTAAGAAGCGGCTTTTCGAACTGGATGTTTTTGGAAAATCTAAAACGGTTATGTTTTATGTTGGAAAAGGAGATGAGGTTCAAACAAAGGATATGGTTTTAGAATCAATGAAAATGGGTAAAATAGTGAGTGTGCCTTATATAGAAAATGGAAATCGTGAAATGCATGCATCTCTTTTGAAAAATTTTGATAGGGATCTTGTAAATGGTAAATACGGGATTTTGTCTCCTAAAAAGGAAAGTTATAGACCTATAAACACAAGCAGTCTTGACTTAATTGTTGTTCCAGGTGTTTGTTTTGATAGGAATGGAAATCGGATAGGCTGTGGTGGAGGGTATTACGACCATTTTTTAAAATCAGTTTCAGGAAAGGCTGTATTAATTGGTCTTGCATTTGATTTTCAGGTTATTAGAGATGTTCCACATGAGAAGAAAGATATCCCTGTGCATATAATTGTAACAGAAAAAAGAGTCCTGAAATCTATTAAATTCGAAGCACGAAGCACGAAATACTAA
- a CDS encoding thymidylate synthase, with amino-acid sequence MDTGNIPIISVKGRTLAEAWEKAVLETWNKGLAIKTEYDKKEDPPSRDCTMIMVVDDPFAEPRIHRAFPAGLEELEIYRQEVVEGIHDHWISPEQGKWTYTYHERLFGYEVEGTEINQIDYIVNKLAQTPYSRRAQAITWNPKIDPPTYDPPCLQRCWFRLSRNEHKRLLLNMNTHWRSRDGFKAAFMNIFALTDLQKLVAARISKKIHEQVIVGRYADITDSFHIYGSYFEQFQDFLNTVKNRSFQERTWTSEFCEPFFEEGKRRLKDERDKEQSAGGRT; translated from the coding sequence ATGGATACAGGAAATATACCTATTATATCTGTTAAAGGTAGAACTTTAGCAGAGGCGTGGGAAAAAGCAGTGCTTGAGACCTGGAATAAAGGTTTAGCAATAAAAACAGAGTATGATAAAAAAGAGGATCCTCCTAGCAGAGATTGTACAATGATAATGGTTGTGGATGATCCATTTGCTGAGCCGCGAATTCATCGCGCTTTTCCAGCAGGACTTGAAGAGTTAGAGATCTACCGACAGGAAGTCGTAGAAGGTATTCATGATCACTGGATTAGTCCTGAACAAGGAAAATGGACATACACATATCATGAGCGACTTTTTGGATATGAGGTTGAAGGTACAGAGATTAATCAGATAGATTATATTGTAAATAAGCTCGCACAGACTCCCTATAGCCGTAGAGCTCAGGCAATAACATGGAATCCTAAAATTGACCCACCTACATATGATCCGCCATGTCTTCAAAGATGCTGGTTTAGACTTTCAAGAAATGAGCATAAGAGATTGTTATTGAATATGAATACACATTGGCGTTCAAGAGACGGTTTTAAGGCAGCATTTATGAATATATTTGCCTTGACTGACCTACAGAAATTAGTAGCTGCGCGTATAAGTAAGAAAATTCATGAACAAGTTATTGTTGGCAGATATGCTGACATAACAGACAGCTTTCATATTTATGGTTCATATTTTGAGCAATTTCAGGATTTTCTAAATACTGTAAAGAACCGCAGTTTTCAGGAGAGAACATGGACAAGTGAATTCTGCGAACCGTTCTTTGAAGAGGGCAAAAGAAGACTTAAGGATGAACGTGACAAGGAACAGAGTGCCGGAGGCCGGACTTGA
- a CDS encoding biotin/lipoate A/B protein ligase family protein, protein MVFRLIDSEGDTASRNMAIDEAIFSRHAETGFEYTLRLYTWTPPAVSIGYFQDLHKEIDLENCKSLGMNYVRRPTGGGAILHDMELTYSFTANTGGIIPIDICESYKVICGAIIIGLKSLGINAGNRKREVKLRERESPVCFVESSNYDIVVRKRKIVGSAQRRVKDRLIQHGSILIDFDIGKMHSIFKTNLPFGKFHKDFVNNVTSLKQELGYSIDLGKLKRAICLGFEELFKTEVREEGLTKTEITLVEKLDNLQYDSPDWNVSRKRNLVE, encoded by the coding sequence ATGGTATTCAGGCTTATTGATTCAGAAGGCGACACTGCCTCAAGAAATATGGCAATAGATGAAGCTATCTTTTCTCGTCATGCCGAAACAGGTTTTGAATATACATTACGTCTGTATACATGGACTCCTCCTGCTGTCTCAATTGGATATTTTCAGGATTTACATAAGGAAATTGATCTGGAAAATTGTAAGAGCTTGGGCATGAACTATGTACGCAGGCCTACTGGAGGAGGAGCAATACTGCACGATATGGAATTAACCTATTCATTTACTGCCAACACTGGGGGGATTATCCCCATAGATATTTGCGAATCATATAAAGTCATATGTGGAGCTATTATTATTGGTTTGAAGTCATTAGGAATTAATGCAGGAAACAGAAAAAGAGAAGTAAAATTGCGAGAAAGAGAGTCGCCAGTATGTTTTGTTGAATCATCGAATTATGATATTGTAGTTCGGAAAAGGAAAATAGTAGGCAGCGCACAAAGAAGGGTTAAAGATAGGCTTATTCAACACGGTTCTATTCTGATTGATTTTGATATAGGGAAAATGCACAGTATTTTTAAAACTAACTTGCCATTCGGAAAGTTTCATAAAGATTTTGTAAATAATGTAACCTCTCTAAAACAGGAGTTAGGTTATTCTATTGATCTCGGCAAATTAAAACGCGCAATATGTCTTGGGTTTGAAGAGCTGTTTAAAACTGAGGTTAGGGAAGAGGGTTTGACGAAGACAGAGATAACTCTTGTTGAAAAGCTAGATAATTTACAGTATGATAGCCCAGATTGGAATGTAAGCAGAAAAAGGAATTTAGTAGAATGA
- a CDS encoding sugar kinase, with the protein MARVVCLGILVADVVAKPVNDIPGRGKLGIVEKIELHTGGCASNTGAALRKLGVDTALIGKVGNDGFGDYLIKEMSQCGLNIHGIKRDNNVNTSCSLALVEDDGERRFIHCYGADGTFRESDIDWNIIKGCKILHIAGSFLMPTFDGIQTAHVLNKARSMGITTSLDTAWDAKGKWRKTIEPSLKYIDIFLPSIEEARMITGLESAEEIADYFLKYGMKIVGLKMGSEGCFVKSSKGEVVKFPVFNIDAVDATGAGDAFVAGFLMGVLNGWDMKKTAEFACAVGACCVEAMGAKAGIRSFDETIKFIEDHKQGPF; encoded by the coding sequence ATGGCGAGGGTAGTATGTCTTGGTATTCTTGTTGCTGATGTTGTTGCGAAACCTGTTAATGATATTCCTGGGAGAGGAAAGCTTGGCATTGTTGAGAAGATTGAACTTCATACAGGGGGATGTGCAAGTAACACAGGAGCAGCTCTGAGAAAGCTTGGTGTTGATACAGCACTGATTGGAAAGGTTGGGAATGATGGTTTTGGAGATTATCTCATAAAAGAGATGTCTCAATGCGGATTAAATATTCATGGCATAAAAAGGGACAATAATGTAAATACATCGTGTTCATTGGCATTGGTTGAGGATGATGGGGAAAGAAGATTTATACATTGCTATGGCGCAGACGGAACATTTAGGGAGAGTGATATTGACTGGAATATAATTAAAGGGTGTAAAATTCTTCATATTGCGGGAAGTTTCCTTATGCCAACCTTTGACGGAATTCAAACAGCGCATGTTTTAAACAAAGCGAGAAGCATGGGCATTACAACATCCTTGGATACTGCATGGGATGCTAAGGGAAAATGGCGTAAAACCATTGAGCCATCTCTGAAGTATATAGATATATTCCTGCCTAGTATTGAGGAAGCAAGAATGATAACAGGTTTAGAGTCAGCAGAAGAGATAGCGGATTACTTTCTTAAATATGGGATGAAAATTGTTGGCTTAAAAATGGGCAGTGAAGGCTGTTTTGTTAAGTCTTCTAAAGGTGAAGTTGTGAAATTTCCGGTTTTTAATATTGACGCAGTAGATGCTACTGGCGCAGGCGATGCATTTGTAGCAGGATTCCTAATGGGTGTTCTGAATGGTTGGGATATGAAAAAGACGGCTGAGTTTGCCTGTGCTGTTGGAGCATGCTGTGTAGAAGCTATGGGGGCTAAAGCAGGTATCAGAAGCTTTGATGAGACGATTAAGTTTATAGAAGATCATAAACAAGGCCCTTTCTAA
- a CDS encoding bifunctional nuclease family protein — translation MSMIEMFVAGVAIDPTNNMPIIILKNSDKKRTLPIWIGISEASAIAMKLVGASSARPLTHDLIRSVIEVCKAKILEVNIDSFNKNTFFAKIKIKLGRRTFLIDSRPSDAIALALRADVPILVDEKVIEQATTVNVTGVEGKTEDFKSLLKDLNAEDFSKYRM, via the coding sequence ATGAGCATGATAGAGATGTTTGTCGCAGGGGTGGCAATTGATCCCACAAATAATATGCCTATTATAATCTTGAAAAATAGTGATAAAAAAAGAACTCTTCCTATATGGATAGGAATATCTGAGGCAAGTGCTATTGCAATGAAATTAGTTGGAGCGAGTTCGGCAAGGCCATTAACTCATGATCTTATAAGATCTGTGATTGAAGTGTGCAAAGCGAAAATATTGGAAGTGAACATAGACAGTTTTAATAAAAATACCTTTTTTGCAAAGATAAAGATTAAATTGGGAAGGAGAACCTTTCTTATTGATTCACGTCCAAGTGATGCAATAGCTCTGGCATTACGTGCTGATGTTCCTATTCTTGTTGATGAAAAAGTAATTGAGCAAGCTACAACTGTGAATGTTACAGGAGTTGAAGGAAAAACAGAAGATTTTAAAAGCCTTTTAAAGGATCTTAATGCAGAAGATTTTAGTAAATACAGGATGTGA
- the prmC gene encoding peptide chain release factor N(5)-glutamine methyltransferase codes for MKIKELVQCTTDYLAKHNIPSPRLDAEVLLSYLLKKERIFLYLNWDSILTQHTLDIFRKLVLERSKHIPIAYLTGYKEFMSIDFEVNEKVLIPRPETEALVEATLSRMLSGQPNREWLAIDMGTGCGNIAVALAKSQNIRIYASDISEDALNISKKNAEKNKVEKSIRFLCGDLFKSFNGLNLAEKIDFIVSNPPYVSSADFEKLPIDIKQYEPRIALDGGTDGIDFYPELVKGAEEFLKPNGFLIMEIGYGQVEGIKKLISSRGTFFAPEIVRDYGGIERVIICTRHS; via the coding sequence TTGAAGATTAAAGAATTAGTTCAATGCACAACAGATTATCTCGCAAAACATAATATTCCCTCTCCTCGTTTGGATGCAGAGGTTTTGCTATCATATCTCTTAAAAAAAGAAAGAATATTTTTATATCTTAATTGGGATAGCATTCTTACCCAACACACCTTAGACATTTTTAGAAAACTTGTTCTAGAAAGGTCAAAACACATACCGATTGCGTATTTAACAGGATATAAAGAGTTTATGTCCATTGATTTTGAAGTAAACGAAAAAGTATTAATTCCCAGGCCTGAGACTGAAGCATTAGTTGAAGCTACATTATCCCGAATGCTTTCGGGACAACCAAATAGAGAATGGTTAGCAATTGATATGGGAACAGGTTGTGGAAATATAGCAGTTGCTCTTGCCAAAAGTCAGAATATCAGGATATATGCTTCTGATATCTCGGAAGATGCATTGAATATCTCCAAAAAAAATGCAGAAAAAAACAAAGTAGAAAAGTCAATAAGATTTCTTTGTGGAGACTTGTTCAAGAGTTTTAATGGTCTCAACCTTGCCGAAAAGATTGATTTTATTGTATCAAATCCTCCTTATGTTTCTTCAGCGGATTTTGAGAAATTACCTATTGATATAAAGCAATACGAACCTAGAATCGCTCTTGATGGTGGAACTGATGGTATTGATTTTTATCCTGAACTAGTTAAAGGTGCAGAGGAATTTTTAAAACCAAATGGGTTTCTTATTATGGAAATAGGATATGGACAGGTTGAAGGAATTAAAAAACTTATTTCCTCAAGAGGCACATTTTTTGCCCCTGAAATTGTCAGAGACTACGGAGGTATTGAGAGAGTAATTATCTGCACACGCCATTCTTGA